The proteins below come from a single Agrobacterium vitis genomic window:
- a CDS encoding glycosyltransferase family 2 protein: MRYLIPIASKDDLFPKDEFHFPKPLIEIDGSPMISLVVNSIRNRDASAKFIFIVLNQDALEYSLDSILKLLAGESTVVIKLNNPTMGAVCSALMAVDHIVDDDPLVICNGDQIIDADLAGIARDFTRSQADAGVVTFNSVHPRWSYIREDKSGYVIETAEKRVLSRKAIAGYYYFRSGSLFVEFAQNYLLKADPFGGKYYLSPVLNEVILAGGKIVQHEIPSDSYISFYSPKRIEFYQNEIRDKVAAMTKPARQVQVVIPMAGLGSRFAQVGYLKPKPFIDVKGKTMIERVMDNLRLDHARFVLIARQDHLDAEPDVVSGLKAHGDLAFSPINFVTEGAACTVLTARTHLDPDAPLLIANCDQIVDFDCADYIQDALERDLDGSILCFKDKDRDPKWSFAHVNDDGLVDEVKEKVAISDNATVGIYYFRRARDFIDAATDMIAHNDRSNNEFYVCPVYNYLIKQGARVGVYHVAPDAMHGIGTPPDLEAYLRLI; the protein is encoded by the coding sequence ATGAGATATCTTATCCCCATCGCGTCGAAGGATGATCTTTTCCCAAAGGACGAGTTTCATTTCCCCAAGCCTCTGATCGAAATCGACGGTTCGCCGATGATCTCGCTCGTCGTCAACAGTATCCGCAACCGCGATGCCTCCGCGAAGTTCATCTTTATCGTTCTTAATCAGGATGCGCTTGAATACAGTCTCGATTCAATTTTGAAATTGCTGGCTGGCGAAAGCACCGTCGTTATCAAACTGAACAATCCGACCATGGGCGCTGTGTGCTCGGCGCTGATGGCCGTCGATCATATTGTGGACGACGATCCTCTGGTGATCTGCAATGGCGACCAGATTATCGACGCGGATCTGGCGGGCATTGCACGAGATTTTACGCGCTCGCAGGCCGATGCCGGTGTCGTGACCTTCAATTCCGTACACCCCCGCTGGTCCTATATCCGTGAGGATAAGTCTGGATATGTCATAGAAACGGCGGAAAAGCGCGTTCTGAGCCGCAAGGCGATTGCTGGATATTATTATTTTAGAAGCGGCAGCCTATTTGTGGAATTTGCCCAGAATTATTTGCTGAAAGCCGACCCGTTTGGTGGAAAATACTATCTTTCCCCGGTTCTGAACGAGGTCATTCTCGCCGGTGGCAAGATCGTCCAACACGAGATTCCATCCGACAGCTATATCTCGTTCTACTCGCCCAAGCGCATCGAATTCTATCAGAACGAGATCCGGGACAAGGTTGCCGCGATGACCAAGCCCGCCCGTCAGGTTCAGGTCGTCATTCCGATGGCGGGCCTTGGCAGCCGGTTTGCGCAAGTCGGTTATCTCAAGCCAAAGCCATTCATCGACGTGAAAGGCAAGACGATGATCGAGCGTGTCATGGACAATCTGCGCCTCGATCATGCGCGCTTCGTCCTGATCGCCCGGCAGGACCATCTGGATGCGGAACCCGATGTCGTCAGTGGTTTGAAAGCTCATGGCGATCTCGCATTTTCGCCGATCAACTTCGTAACCGAGGGTGCTGCTTGCACCGTCTTGACGGCGCGGACACATCTTGATCCCGATGCCCCATTATTGATTGCCAATTGCGACCAGATCGTCGATTTCGATTGCGCCGATTACATTCAAGATGCACTGGAGCGCGATCTGGATGGCTCAATTCTCTGCTTCAAGGACAAGGATCGAGACCCGAAATGGTCGTTCGCTCATGTGAACGATGATGGCTTGGTCGATGAGGTGAAAGAAAAGGTGGCGATTTCCGACAACGCGACCGTTGGCATCTATTATTTCAGACGCGCCCGCGATTTCATCGATGCCGCGACCGATATGATCGCCCACAATGACCGGTCTAACAACGAGTTCTATGTTTGCCCGGTTTACAACTACCTGATCAAACAGGGAGCCAGGGTCGGCGTCTATCATGTCGCTCCCGACGCCATGCACGGTATAGGCACGCCTCCCGATCTGGAGGCCTATCTTAGGCTGATTTGA
- a CDS encoding vitamin B12-dependent ribonucleotide reductase, with protein MRIERRFTKPGQSPYAEIEFRKAVSEIKNPDGSVVFRLADIDVPAQFSQVAADILAQKYFRKAGVPKILKKVEENDVPSFLWRSVADEKAMKDLPEDERYGSETDARQVFSRLAGTWAYWGWKGKYFTSEEDVLAFRDELAYMLATQRVAPNSPQWFNTGLHWAYGIDGPGQGHFYIDPFTGKLTKSKSAYEHPQPHACFIQSVEDDLVNEGGIMDLWVREARLFKYGSGTGSNFSHLRGEGEKLSGGGKSSGLMSFLKIGDRAAGAIKSGGTTRRAAKMVVVDIDHPDIENYIDWKVKEEQKVAALVTGSKVVAKHLKAIMKACINCSGDNDACFDPNENPALKREIRAAKKDMVPENYVKRVIQFAQQGYKDLEFKTYDTDWDSEAYLTVSGQNSNNSVSLRDDFLRAVEDDGDWNLTARRDGRVMKTLKARDLWEKISYAAWASADPGLHFNTTMNDWHTCPAAGPIRASNPCSEYMFLDDTACNLASLNLLQFKDADTKKIDIADYEHAVRLWTVVLEVSVMMAQFPSRQIAELSYEYRTLGLGYANIGGLLMSTGIPYDSAEGRAICGALSAIMTGVSYATSAEIASELGPFPGYAPNRDNMLRVIRNHRRAAHGLSEGYEGLAVDPVPLVHAECSDPALIAHAKAAWDKALELGEQHGYRNAQVSVVAPTGTIGLVMDCDTTGIEPDFALVKFKKLAGGGYFKIINRAVPEALRTLGYTESQLAEIEAYAVGHGNLNQAPGVNPGSLKAKGFTDEKIEAVNAALGAAFDIKFVFNQWTLGADFLKETLGVSAEQLTDMSFNLLEHLGFAKKDIEAANIHVCGAMTLEGAPFLKKEHLAVFDCANPCGKIGKRYLSVESHIRMMAAAQPFISGAISKTINMPNEATVEDCGAAYMLSWKLALKANALYRDGSKLSQPLNSSLIEDEDDEDALEDLMSQPQAAQAVTITERIVERIVERIVREQEKLPTRRKGYTQKAKIGGHTIFLRTGEYDDGRLGEIFLDMNKEGSALRAFINNFAISVSLGLQYGVPLEEYVDAFTFTKFEPAGMVTGNDAIKNATSILDYVFRELAISYLGRNDLAHVDTSDFSTTALGRGVKEGKADVVSKGLTRGYKPTLVSSSQAGTAEPRGAASAAPAKASGNVAAFSGNAARKLEVTTAISTSEVVSFKRDYEERAAELVEDTVTETLFSDAATDEAEAAKAEAKKLEAARRMRSIAQGYTGNMCSECQNFTMVRNGTCEKCDTCGSTSGCS; from the coding sequence ATGCGCATCGAACGCCGTTTCACCAAGCCCGGCCAGTCGCCCTATGCGGAGATTGAATTCCGCAAGGCGGTAAGCGAAATCAAGAACCCGGATGGCTCTGTCGTCTTCCGGCTGGCCGATATCGATGTGCCCGCGCAGTTCAGCCAGGTGGCGGCCGATATTCTGGCCCAGAAATATTTCCGCAAGGCTGGCGTGCCGAAGATCTTGAAAAAGGTCGAGGAAAACGATGTTCCGTCTTTCCTGTGGCGTTCGGTTGCCGATGAAAAGGCCATGAAGGATCTGCCTGAAGACGAGCGCTACGGTTCGGAAACCGATGCGCGCCAGGTCTTTTCGCGTCTGGCCGGCACCTGGGCCTATTGGGGCTGGAAGGGCAAATATTTCACCTCAGAAGAAGACGTTCTCGCCTTCCGCGATGAGCTGGCCTATATGCTCGCCACCCAGCGCGTCGCGCCGAATTCTCCGCAATGGTTTAATACCGGCCTGCATTGGGCCTATGGCATTGATGGTCCCGGCCAGGGCCATTTCTACATCGATCCTTTCACCGGCAAGCTCACCAAGTCCAAGTCGGCCTATGAGCATCCGCAGCCGCATGCCTGCTTTATCCAGTCCGTCGAAGATGATCTCGTCAACGAAGGCGGCATTATGGATCTGTGGGTGCGCGAAGCCCGCCTGTTCAAATACGGCTCCGGCACCGGCTCGAACTTCTCCCATCTGCGCGGCGAGGGCGAAAAGCTGTCGGGCGGTGGCAAGTCTTCCGGTCTGATGAGCTTCCTGAAGATCGGCGACCGCGCCGCTGGTGCCATCAAGTCTGGCGGCACCACACGCCGTGCGGCCAAGATGGTGGTTGTGGATATCGACCATCCTGATATTGAAAACTACATCGACTGGAAGGTGAAGGAAGAGCAGAAGGTTGCAGCCCTCGTCACCGGTTCCAAGGTGGTTGCCAAGCATCTGAAGGCGATCATGAAAGCCTGCATCAATTGCTCCGGCGATAATGATGCCTGCTTCGATCCCAATGAAAACCCGGCCCTGAAGCGCGAAATCCGCGCTGCCAAGAAGGATATGGTGCCGGAAAACTACGTCAAGCGCGTCATCCAGTTCGCCCAGCAGGGCTATAAGGATCTGGAATTCAAGACCTATGACACGGATTGGGATTCGGAAGCCTATCTGACCGTCTCGGGCCAGAATTCCAATAATTCCGTTTCGCTGCGGGATGACTTCCTGCGCGCTGTGGAAGATGATGGCGACTGGAACCTTACCGCCCGCCGCGATGGCCGGGTGATGAAGACCCTGAAGGCCCGCGACCTCTGGGAAAAGATTTCCTACGCCGCCTGGGCGTCCGCCGATCCGGGCCTGCATTTCAACACCACCATGAACGACTGGCACACTTGCCCGGCGGCTGGCCCGATCCGTGCCTCCAATCCGTGCTCGGAATATATGTTCCTGGACGACACCGCCTGCAATCTGGCTTCGCTGAACCTGTTGCAGTTCAAGGATGCCGACACCAAGAAGATCGACATTGCCGATTACGAACATGCCGTTCGCCTTTGGACCGTGGTGCTTGAAGTCTCCGTAATGATGGCGCAGTTCCCTTCGCGCCAGATTGCCGAACTGTCCTATGAATACCGCACGCTCGGCCTTGGCTATGCCAATATCGGTGGCCTGCTGATGTCTACTGGCATTCCCTACGACTCGGCGGAAGGCCGCGCCATCTGCGGTGCGCTGAGCGCCATCATGACCGGCGTTTCCTATGCCACGTCGGCTGAAATCGCCTCCGAGCTTGGTCCGTTCCCCGGCTATGCTCCAAACCGCGACAACATGCTGCGCGTTATCCGCAACCATCGCCGCGCTGCCCATGGCCTGTCTGAAGGCTATGAGGGTCTTGCCGTCGATCCTGTGCCACTGGTCCATGCCGAATGCTCCGATCCGGCTCTGATTGCCCATGCCAAGGCGGCTTGGGACAAGGCGCTGGAACTGGGCGAACAACACGGCTACCGCAATGCTCAGGTCTCCGTCGTTGCTCCGACCGGCACGATCGGTCTGGTGATGGATTGTGACACCACGGGCATCGAGCCGGATTTCGCCCTGGTGAAGTTCAAGAAGCTGGCCGGTGGCGGCTATTTCAAGATCATCAACCGCGCTGTTCCCGAAGCCCTGCGCACGCTTGGCTATACGGAAAGCCAGCTTGCCGAGATCGAAGCCTATGCTGTCGGCCACGGCAATCTCAATCAGGCGCCGGGCGTCAACCCCGGTTCGCTGAAGGCCAAGGGCTTTACCGACGAGAAGATCGAGGCTGTCAACGCGGCCCTGGGCGCTGCCTTCGACATCAAGTTCGTCTTTAACCAATGGACCTTGGGCGCTGATTTCCTGAAGGAAACGCTTGGCGTCAGCGCTGAACAGCTGACCGATATGAGCTTCAACCTGCTGGAGCATCTGGGCTTTGCCAAGAAGGATATCGAGGCTGCCAATATCCATGTCTGCGGGGCGATGACGCTGGAAGGCGCGCCGTTCCTGAAGAAGGAGCATCTGGCGGTGTTCGATTGCGCCAACCCCTGCGGCAAGATCGGCAAGCGGTATCTGTCTGTCGAAAGCCATATCCGCATGATGGCAGCGGCCCAGCCGTTCATCTCGGGCGCGATTTCCAAGACCATCAACATGCCGAATGAAGCAACGGTGGAAGATTGCGGCGCAGCTTACATGCTGTCCTGGAAGCTGGCGCTGAAGGCCAATGCGCTTTACCGCGATGGCTCCAAGCTCAGCCAGCCGCTGAATTCCTCGCTGATCGAAGATGAGGATGATGAGGACGCGCTGGAAGACCTGATGTCCCAGCCGCAGGCTGCCCAGGCCGTGACCATTACCGAACGGATCGTTGAGCGGATCGTTGAGCGGATTGTCCGCGAACAGGAAAAGCTGCCGACCCGCCGCAAGGGTTATACCCAGAAGGCCAAGATCGGTGGTCACACCATCTTCTTGCGCACCGGCGAATATGACGATGGCCGTCTTGGTGAAATCTTCCTCGACATGAACAAGGAAGGTTCGGCGCTGCGTGCCTTCATCAACAACTTCGCCATCTCGGTCTCGCTCGGCCTGCAATATGGCGTGCCGCTGGAAGAATATGTCGATGCCTTCACCTTCACCAAGTTCGAACCGGCGGGCATGGTAACCGGCAATGACGCCATCAAGAACGCCACGTCGATCCTCGACTACGTGTTCCGCGAACTGGCGATCTCTTATCTGGGCCGCAACGATCTGGCCCATGTTGACACGTCCGACTTCTCCACCACGGCGCTTGGCCGCGGCGTGAAGGAAGGCAAGGCCGACGTGGTCTCCAAGGGCCTGACCCGTGGCTACAAGCCGACCCTGGTCTCCAGCAGCCAGGCCGGAACCGCCGAACCCCGTGGTGCTGCAAGTGCCGCTCCAGCCAAGGCTTCGGGCAATGTTGCCGCCTTTTCTGGCAATGCCGCCCGCAAGCTGGAAGTGACGACAGCCATTTCCACCTCCGAAGTCGTGTCCTTCAAGCGCGATTACGAGGAACGGGCCGCCGAACTGGTGGAAGACACGGTCACCGAAACCCTGTTCTCCGACGCCGCCACCGACGAAGCCGAAGCCGCCAAGGCCGAAGCCAAAAAGCTCGAAGCCGCCCGCCGCATGCGCTCCATCGCCCAAGGCTATACCGGCAACATGTGCTCCGAGTGCCAGAACTTTACGATGGTACGGAATGGGACATGCGAGAAGTGCGACACGTGTGGATCGACGAGTGGGTGCAGCTGA
- a CDS encoding methyl-accepting chemotaxis protein — MTISNLSILKKVSLLVVLMGVAAGAIAAAGAFGLSSLGASLQNTGQREEVAREAMDLRVDIIAISRMTYQLAFAPEKAADFAKETETRSSEMLARLPKIAATADENEQKQLQDVRTTLNTYFDQIRQMVKVAGTDAAKEPGVMAKELSKALDGQKAVTAAVKVYSTYSAKTLSAARSNAIADSQLTMIALLSTAAISIVLGVAVSTLIARRGIVNPIRLLTDNMNRIAKGALGDAIPGTERGDEIGEMARALEIFRANRLQMQEMEAQEAALNSQSKDLQSSISSIVASAAAGNFSQRITKSYEDADLQRFASSVNELVANVDLGVTEVRRVIAALSSSDLTQDMRGNFQGAFAELQSNVNHAMATLREAMQSIRGASGTITDNSGELSSAANQLARRTEQQAAALEETAAALEEITTTVRTSTERAHEANQMVEQTRNSAGKSGEIVRSAIDAMGRIEQSSQKISQIISVIDEIAFQTNLLALNAGVEAARAGEAGRGFAVVAQEVRELAQRSANAAREIKALINTSADEVKGGVSLVLSTGEALNEIVGLVDHVNGHVASIARAAQEQSAALAEINTSVNHMDQMTQQNAAMVEETTAASQVLASESRQLLVQIEQFRLEDNRRGEYRAVA, encoded by the coding sequence ATGACCATCAGTAATCTGTCTATCCTGAAGAAGGTCAGCCTTCTTGTGGTGCTGATGGGCGTTGCGGCAGGCGCTATTGCCGCTGCTGGCGCCTTCGGCCTGTCTTCGCTTGGTGCCTCGCTTCAAAATACCGGACAGCGTGAAGAAGTGGCCCGCGAGGCCATGGACCTGCGCGTCGACATTATCGCCATCAGCCGCATGACCTATCAGCTGGCTTTCGCGCCGGAAAAGGCCGCTGATTTTGCCAAGGAAACCGAAACGCGCTCCAGCGAAATGCTGGCGCGCCTGCCAAAGATCGCGGCCACCGCCGATGAAAACGAGCAGAAGCAACTGCAGGATGTTCGCACGACACTCAACACCTATTTCGACCAGATCCGCCAGATGGTGAAAGTGGCAGGCACCGACGCCGCCAAGGAACCCGGCGTGATGGCCAAGGAGCTTTCCAAGGCACTTGATGGACAAAAAGCGGTGACGGCGGCGGTCAAGGTCTACAGCACCTATTCCGCCAAAACCCTGTCTGCGGCCCGCAGCAATGCCATTGCCGACTCGCAGCTGACGATGATCGCGCTGTTGTCGACCGCTGCGATCAGCATCGTTCTCGGCGTTGCGGTCAGCACGCTGATTGCCCGTCGCGGCATCGTCAATCCGATCCGCCTTTTGACCGACAATATGAACCGGATTGCCAAAGGCGCCCTGGGCGACGCCATTCCGGGCACAGAGCGCGGCGACGAAATCGGTGAAATGGCCCGCGCCCTGGAAATCTTCCGGGCCAACAGATTGCAGATGCAGGAAATGGAAGCCCAGGAAGCCGCGCTTAACAGTCAGAGCAAGGATCTGCAATCCAGCATCAGCAGCATTGTCGCCTCGGCAGCCGCGGGTAATTTCTCGCAGCGCATCACCAAATCCTACGAGGATGCCGACCTGCAACGCTTCGCCTCCAGCGTCAACGAGTTGGTGGCCAATGTCGATCTCGGCGTCACCGAAGTGCGGCGGGTGATTGCCGCCCTCTCCTCTTCCGATCTCACCCAGGATATGCGCGGCAATTTCCAGGGCGCCTTCGCCGAATTGCAGAGCAACGTCAACCACGCGATGGCAACGCTTCGCGAAGCCATGCAAAGCATTCGCGGCGCTTCGGGTACGATTACCGACAATTCCGGCGAACTGAGTTCAGCCGCCAACCAATTGGCCCGCCGGACCGAACAGCAGGCTGCGGCCCTGGAAGAGACAGCAGCAGCGCTTGAAGAAATCACCACGACGGTCCGCACCTCCACTGAACGCGCCCATGAAGCCAACCAGATGGTGGAGCAGACCCGCAACAGCGCCGGCAAGTCCGGCGAAATCGTCCGTAGCGCCATTGATGCGATGGGCCGGATCGAGCAATCCTCGCAAAAGATCAGCCAGATCATTTCGGTGATTGACGAAATCGCCTTCCAGACCAATCTCCTGGCGCTGAATGCCGGTGTTGAAGCCGCCCGCGCCGGAGAGGCCGGACGCGGCTTTGCCGTTGTTGCCCAGGAAGTCCGCGAACTGGCCCAGCGTTCGGCCAATGCGGCCCGCGAAATCAAGGCGCTGATCAACACCTCCGCCGATGAAGTCAAGGGTGGCGTCTCACTGGTTCTGTCCACCGGCGAAGCTCTCAACGAAATCGTCGGCCTGGTTGATCATGTCAATGGCCATGTGGCGAGCATCGCCCGCGCCGCTCAGGAACAGTCGGCGGCGCTTGCTGAAATCAACACATCCGTCAACCACATGGACCAGATGACCCAGCAGAACGCCGCCATGGTCGAAGAAACCACGGCTGCCAGCCAGGTCCTGGCCAGCGAATCCCGACAGCTGCTGGTGCAGATTGAACAGTTCCGGCTGGAAGATAATAGACGGGGTGAGTATCGCGCGGTGGCGTAA
- a CDS encoding methyl-accepting chemotaxis protein has product MKNLSIIGKFLSIMALFGLFTIGIAAYSGAKLKSIDAAYSGLLEQESAASLYLARANRSMQSARASLADIMLSRTDALNQSAVKEFETARGSFVTFMDTATKALPDNPDIAALKADTLKILDQTCGNAMQAGKTATTDDEVTKSQSTFLKECQPEFAKISPRFTEVVTTISKAADAESNDLTDMTNSTVMTTVVGVLVGLVLVLTIGFFAIRAWLVVPIRELASKMGILSGGDLSAMVEGTDRRDEVGVMARAVQIFKDNGLAARELEKQAAAARDMSEVERQRVAEADAKRAAEMAQATSGLAEGLKRLSAGDLTFQLTQNFASEFEGLRTDFNSTVEQLRDTMSSVAISTSSIDSGSREVSQSANDLSKRTEQQAASLEETAAALDQITTNVSNSSKRAEEARAMAVQANQSARQSGEVVSNAVNAMQRIEQSSSQISNIIGVIDEIAFQTNLLALNAGVEAARAGEAGKGFAVVAQEVRELAQRSAQAAKEIKDLIRNSASEVENGVKLVTATGEVLKVIEGHVVAINGQLDAIAISAREQSVGLSEVNIAVNQMDQVTQQNAAMVEEATAASSSLANEAEKLRHLVGQFQLGSGSGAVVNAGPSGGRSTGPVPAGAGQRPVASPARRMVGQVAKALGMNTAAKQESWEEF; this is encoded by the coding sequence ATGAAAAACCTATCAATCATCGGGAAATTTCTGTCGATCATGGCGCTGTTCGGGTTATTTACCATCGGCATTGCGGCCTATTCCGGAGCGAAGCTGAAATCCATCGACGCAGCGTATAGCGGTTTGTTGGAGCAGGAATCCGCTGCTTCGCTTTACCTGGCGCGCGCCAATCGGTCGATGCAGTCTGCACGGGCCTCTTTGGCCGATATCATGTTATCGCGTACGGACGCACTCAATCAGTCCGCCGTAAAGGAATTCGAGACGGCTCGAGGTTCTTTCGTGACGTTCATGGATACAGCGACAAAGGCGCTTCCTGATAATCCCGACATCGCCGCGCTTAAAGCGGATACTCTGAAAATTCTCGATCAGACCTGTGGCAATGCCATGCAGGCGGGTAAAACCGCTACCACCGATGATGAGGTCACAAAATCCCAGTCGACTTTTCTGAAGGAATGCCAGCCTGAGTTTGCAAAGATTTCGCCGCGCTTTACCGAAGTCGTTACGACAATTAGCAAGGCTGCCGATGCAGAAAGTAACGACCTGACTGATATGACCAATAGCACGGTGATGACGACTGTGGTTGGCGTGCTGGTAGGCTTGGTTCTCGTTCTGACAATCGGCTTTTTCGCCATCCGCGCCTGGCTGGTTGTGCCGATCCGCGAACTGGCCAGCAAGATGGGCATTTTGTCCGGCGGTGATCTTTCGGCAATGGTCGAGGGAACAGATCGTCGTGATGAAGTTGGTGTCATGGCGCGTGCCGTGCAGATCTTCAAGGATAACGGGCTTGCCGCTCGTGAGCTGGAAAAACAGGCTGCGGCAGCCCGCGACATGAGCGAAGTGGAACGTCAGCGCGTTGCCGAGGCCGATGCCAAGCGCGCCGCTGAAATGGCCCAGGCAACGTCTGGTCTTGCGGAAGGCTTGAAGCGGCTTTCGGCTGGGGATCTCACGTTCCAGCTTACCCAGAATTTTGCCAGTGAATTCGAAGGTTTGCGGACTGACTTCAACAGCACGGTTGAGCAATTGCGTGACACGATGTCGTCCGTTGCCATCTCGACCAGCTCGATTGACAGCGGTTCGCGAGAAGTGAGCCAGAGCGCCAACGATCTGTCGAAGCGTACCGAACAGCAGGCAGCCTCGCTGGAAGAAACCGCAGCGGCGCTGGATCAGATCACCACCAATGTCTCCAATTCCTCCAAGCGTGCGGAAGAAGCCCGGGCGATGGCCGTCCAGGCCAACCAGTCGGCCCGGCAGTCCGGCGAAGTGGTCTCGAATGCCGTCAACGCCATGCAGCGGATCGAGCAGTCGTCCAGCCAGATCTCCAACATTATCGGCGTGATCGATGAAATCGCCTTCCAGACCAATCTTCTGGCGCTGAATGCCGGTGTGGAAGCGGCGCGTGCAGGTGAGGCTGGTAAGGGCTTTGCCGTGGTCGCCCAGGAAGTGCGCGAACTTGCCCAGCGCTCTGCCCAGGCTGCCAAGGAAATCAAGGACCTGATCCGCAATTCCGCCAGCGAAGTTGAAAACGGCGTCAAGTTGGTGACCGCAACCGGTGAAGTTCTGAAGGTGATCGAAGGCCATGTCGTCGCCATCAACGGCCAGCTTGATGCCATCGCCATTTCGGCCCGTGAGCAGTCTGTCGGCCTGTCTGAGGTGAATATCGCCGTCAACCAGATGGACCAGGTCACCCAGCAGAATGCCGCCATGGTGGAAGAAGCCACCGCTGCCAGCTCTTCACTGGCCAATGAAGCTGAAAAGCTGCGCCATCTGGTCGGCCAGTTTCAGCTTGGTTCAGGTTCCGGAGCAGTAGTCAATGCGGGCCCTTCCGGCGGCAGATCCACTGGTCCTGTTCCAGCCGGCGCCGGGCAAAGGCCTGTCGCGTCACCCGCCCGCCGCATGGTCGGTCAGGTCGCCAAGGCACTCGGCATGAATACCGCAGCCAAGCAGGAAAGCTGGGAAGAGTTTTAA
- a CDS encoding competence/damage-inducible protein A: MSDSTSVSPSQVVTAAMLAIGDELLSGRTKDKNIGHLADVLTLAGIDLKEVRIVADEEEAIVEALNALRSRYNHVFSSGGIGPTHDDITADAISKAFGLPCLHDEKAMALMAEMYARRGLEFTEARQRMARMPQGAEHIANPVSTAPGFRVENVYVMAGVPQVFQAMLENVVKTLPGGVRVLSRAIACPYGEGEIGTALAAVQKAHPQTSIGSYPRYDGAKGFHTELVVRARAEDVLNAAVLDVEEMIATITGGKTVLEA; the protein is encoded by the coding sequence ATGTCCGATTCCACCTCCGTTTCCCCGTCTCAAGTTGTCACCGCCGCCATGCTTGCCATAGGTGATGAATTGCTGTCTGGCCGCACCAAGGACAAGAATATCGGCCATCTGGCCGATGTGCTGACCCTGGCCGGTATCGACCTCAAGGAAGTGCGGATTGTCGCTGATGAGGAAGAGGCAATCGTCGAGGCGCTGAATGCGCTGCGTAGTCGCTATAACCATGTGTTCAGCTCGGGTGGCATTGGCCCGACCCATGACGATATTACCGCCGATGCCATCTCAAAAGCTTTCGGCCTGCCTTGTCTGCATGACGAAAAGGCCATGGCACTGATGGCGGAAATGTATGCTCGCCGCGGCCTGGAATTTACCGAGGCGCGCCAACGGATGGCCCGCATGCCGCAAGGCGCGGAGCATATTGCCAATCCGGTTTCCACCGCGCCGGGATTCCGGGTGGAGAATGTCTATGTCATGGCCGGTGTCCCGCAGGTGTTTCAGGCGATGCTGGAAAATGTCGTCAAAACTCTGCCCGGCGGCGTCCGTGTTCTGTCGCGGGCCATTGCCTGCCCCTATGGCGAAGGCGAGATCGGCACGGCGCTGGCCGCCGTTCAGAAGGCGCATCCGCAGACCAGTATCGGTTCTTATCCCCGCTATGACGGCGCCAAGGGCTTCCACACCGAACTCGTGGTGCGGGCGAGGGCCGAAGATGTTCTGAATGCCGCTGTTCTTGATGTCGAGGAGATGATCGCGACAATTACCGGCGGTAAAACCGTGCTGGAGGCCTGA
- a CDS encoding universal stress protein, whose amino-acid sequence MAYKTILSVLDNRRTAAQVSDFSIALAEQFGSHVIGVHCEAVAGMPLIAPMEIPDPVAVQAMQDLAHKETGAIEAIFAEVARREGVSTEWRNFVTSVGSTGSFVDSARCADLVVAAQGESGSLSDNRSELETALFDSGRPVLLVPYILKTPRPIKRVLIAWNGSREVARATFDALPFLKQAESVEIFSVVDSSGDDLSRSLPGAEIAATLSRHDINVTVTQQDQEQLKAAAHIENRLSDQSIDLLVMGAYSHKRWWEVLFGGVTRTVLDSMTALTLLSR is encoded by the coding sequence ATGGCTTACAAGACAATTCTGAGCGTTCTCGACAACCGCCGTACGGCAGCGCAGGTTTCTGATTTTTCCATTGCGTTGGCCGAACAGTTCGGGTCCCATGTCATCGGCGTTCATTGCGAAGCAGTCGCCGGCATGCCCCTGATCGCGCCGATGGAAATACCCGATCCGGTTGCGGTACAGGCCATGCAGGATCTGGCCCATAAGGAAACCGGGGCTATTGAGGCGATCTTCGCCGAGGTGGCGCGGCGCGAAGGCGTGTCGACCGAATGGCGCAATTTCGTGACCTCCGTCGGTTCGACAGGTTCGTTTGTTGACAGCGCCCGCTGCGCCGATCTGGTCGTGGCGGCCCAGGGAGAAAGCGGTTCGCTTTCAGATAACCGCAGCGAATTGGAAACGGCGTTGTTTGATAGCGGCAGGCCCGTGCTTCTCGTTCCTTATATCCTGAAGACGCCGCGGCCTATCAAGCGGGTGCTGATTGCCTGGAATGGGTCGCGTGAAGTGGCACGCGCCACATTCGATGCCCTCCCTTTCCTGAAACAGGCTGAAAGCGTTGAAATCTTCTCGGTGGTCGATAGCAGCGGTGACGATCTTTCACGCAGCCTGCCCGGCGCCGAAATTGCCGCGACGCTGAGCCGCCATGATATCAATGTCACCGTGACCCAGCAGGATCAGGAGCAATTGAAGGCGGCAGCGCATATCGAAAACCGCTTGTCCGACCAGAGCATCGATCTGTTGGTGATGGGCGCCTATTCCCACAAGCGCTGGTGGGAAGTGCTGTTCGGTGGCGTGACCCGCACGGTGCTTGACTCCATGACGGCACTGACTTTGCTATCACGTTAA